The Globicephala melas chromosome X, mGloMel1.2, whole genome shotgun sequence genome window below encodes:
- the SASH3 gene encoding SAM and SH3 domain-containing protein 3 — MLRRKPSNASEKEPTQKKKLSLQRSSSFKDFAKSKPSSPVVSEKEFNLDDNIPEDDSGVPPPEDAGKSSKKLGKKWRAVISRTMNRKMGKMMVKALSEEMGDTLEEGSASPTSPDCSLDSPGPEKMALAFSEQEETQLPALSRQASTGSELCSPSPGSGSFGEEPPAPQYTGPFCGRARVHTDFTPSPYDHDSLKLQKGDVIQIIEKPPVGTWLGLLNGRLGSFKFIYVDVLPEEAVGPARPSRRQSKGKRPKPKTLHELLERIGLEEHTSTLLLNGYQTLEDFKELRETHLNELNIMDPQHRAKLLTAAELLLDYDTGSEEAEEGAESGQEPVAHTVAEPKVDIPRDSGCFEGSESGRDEAELAGAEEQLHGLSLAGAP; from the exons ATGTTGCGCCGTAAGCCCTCCAACGCCAGCGAGAAGGAGCCCACGCAGAAGAAAAAG CTCTCGCTTCAGCGCTCCAGCAGCTTCAAAGATTTTGCCAAATCCAAACCCAGCTCCCCAGTGGTGAGCGAGAAGGAATTTAATCTGGATGATAAT ATTCCAGAAGATGACTCAGGTGTTCCGCCCCCAGAGGATGCTGGAAAGAGCAGCAAAAAGCTGGGGAAGAAGTGGAGGGCCGTGATTTCCCGAACCATGAACAGGAAGATGGGCAAGATGATGGTGAAGGCCCTGTCGGAGGAGATG ggagATACTCTGGAGGAGGGCTCAGCCTCCCCGACGTCTCCGGACTGCAGCCTGGACAGCCCCGGCCCTGAGAAGATGGCGCTGGCCTTTTCTGAGCAAGAGGAGACGCAGCTCCCAGCACTCAGCCGCCAGGCATCCACAg GCAGTGAGctctgcagccccagcccaggctctGGCAGCTTCGGGGAGGAACCACCTGCCCCCCAGTACACAGGGCCCTTCTGTGGCCGGGCACGAGTCCACACCGACTTCACTCCCAGCCCGTATGACCATGACTCACTGAAACTGCAG AAGGGAGATGTGATCCAGATCATCGAAAAGCCGCCTGTGGGCACGTGGCTGGGCCTGCTCAATGGCAGGCTGGGCTCTTTCAAGTTCATCTACGTGGACGTGCTGCCCGAGGAGGCTGTGGGACCTGCCCGCCCCAGCCGCCGACAGAGCAAGGGCAAGAGGCCCAAGCCCAAGACTCTGCATGAGCTGCTGGAGCGCATCGGCCTTGAG GAGCACACGTCCACCCTGCTGCTCAATGGCTACCAGACGCTGGAGGACTTCAAAGAGCTGCGGGAAACACACCTCAATGAGCTGAATATCATGGACCCACAGCATCGGGCCAAGCTGCTCACGGCTGCTGAGCTGCTGCTGGACTACGACA CCGGCAGCGAGGAGGCGGAAGAGGGCGCCGAGAGCGGCCAGGAGCCAGTGGCGCACACGGTGGCAGAGCCCAAGGTGGACATCCCGCGTGACTCGGGCTGCTTCGAGGGCTCAGAGAGCGGGCGCGATGAAGCAGAGCTGGCGGGTGCCGAGGAGCAGCTACACGGCCTCTCCCTGGCCGGGGCACCTTGA